Proteins from one Podospora pseudoanserina strain CBS 124.78 chromosome 1, whole genome shotgun sequence genomic window:
- the CKB2 gene encoding casein kinase 2 regulatory subunit (COG:D; COG:K; COG:T; EggNog:ENOG503NWRA): protein MLIGEAVYIGRNNGRSLPLALGPSSPQCAKVPHHRPSIQPQGQSKSAKDLANIPSKSRIAHESSALSSVISARCHVQRVRQPRPLSPKLLPSTLSRPVPHPASRRFRVLPERTPRQTNHPFDHRPLSARATNMAGMDDFVSDSDSDYTSYWRDWFISSRGNEYYCEIDEDYLTDRFNLTGLNTEVQYYQYALDLITDVFDLDCDDEMRETIEKSARHLYGLIHARYIVTTRGLAKMLEKYKKCDFGKCPRVMCHSHPLLPMGLSDVANQKAVKLYCARCEDIYNPKSTRHSAIDGAYFGTSFHNILFQVYPALVPPKTTERYVPRVYGFKVHAAAALVRWQNKERGEMRRRLRKMEVDSGFAKVDGEDDDEDEEEEDEEEEMMEDAMNHNPAAVVQYRGAGEVATLQ, encoded by the exons ATGTTGATAGGGGAGGCGGTGTACATCGGCAGAAATAATGGCAGGTCCCTGCCCCTCGCTTTGGGACCCTCTTCACCACAGTGCGCAAAAGTCCCCCACCACAGGCCATCAATCCAACCTCAAGGCCAGTCCAAGTCAGCCAAAGATTTGGCCAACATACCATCGAAGAGCCGCATCGCACACGAATCATCGGCGCTCAGCAGTGTTATTTCAGCCCGTTGTCACGTACAACGCGTCCGCCAACCCAGACCGCTCTCACCCAAGCTCCTCCCGTCGACCCTCTCCCGTCCCGTCCCCCATCCAGCAAGCCGCCGGTTTAGGGTGTTGCCCGAACGAACCCCCAGACAGACAAATCATCCTTTCGACCATCGGCCCCTTTCTGCGCGCGCGACAAACATGGCCGGCATGGATGATTTTGTAAGCGACTCAGACAGTGACTACACCAGTTACTGGAGGGATTGG TTCATCTCGTCGCGCGGCAACGAATACTATTGCGAAATCGATGAAGACTACCTGACAGACCGCTTCAACCTGACGGGACTGAACACCGAGGTTCAGTACTACCAATACGCGCTCGACCTGATCACGGACGTGTTCGACCTCGACTGCGACGATGAGATGCGCGAGACCATAGAAAAGTCGGCGAGGCATTTGTATGGACTTATTCACGCTCGGTATATCGTCACTACGCGCGGCCTGGCAAAGATG CTGGAGAAGTACAAGAAATGCGACTTTGGAAAATGCCCCCGCGTGATGTGccattcccaccccctcctcccgatGGGCCTCTCGGACGTGGCCAACCAAAAGGCTGTCAAGCTCTACTGCGCCCGTTGCGAGGACATCTACAACCCCAAATCAACCCGCCACTCGGCCATTGACGGGGCCTATTTTGGGACCTCATTCCacaacatcctcttccagGTCTATCCCGCTCTGGTGCCCCCCAAGACCACAGAGCGGTACGTTCCCCGCGTCTACGGATTCAAGGTGCACGCCGCGGCTGCCCTGGTGAGGTGGCAGAACAAGGAGcggggggagatgaggaggaggttgcggaagatggaggtggacaGCGGCTTTGCCAAGGTGGAcggggaggacgacgatgaggacgaagaggaggaggacgaagaggaggagatgatggaggatgctATGAATCACAACCCTGCGGCGGTGGTGCAATACCGGGGTGCTGGAGAGGTCGCTACACTGCAGTGA